The Fundidesulfovibrio terrae genomic sequence GACCAGGTGCTCCTTGTAGAACTTCATGTTGTCGCGCAGATAGTCGAAGCCGAATTCGTTGTTGGTGCCGTAGGTGATGTGCGCGCCGTAGGATACCTGGCGTTCCTCGTCGGTGAGGCCGTGCAGGATGGTGCCCACGGTGAGGCCCAGATAGTTGTAGAGGGTGCCCATCCAGGCGGCGTCGCGACGGGCCAGGTAGTCGTTCACCGTGATGAGGTGCACGCCCTTGCCGGAGAGGGCGTTCAGCACTGCGGGCAGCGTGGCCACCAGGGTCTTGCCTTCACCGGTCTTCATTTCGGCGATCTTGCCCTGGTGCAGCACCATGCCGCCGATGAGCTGCACGTCGAAGTGGCGCATGTCCAGGGAGCGGAGTCCTGCCTCGCGCACCAGGGCGAAGGTCTCGGGGAGCATTTCGTCCAGGGGGCGGCCGTTTGCGGCCTCCTGCATGAGCTCGGCCACGCGGGACTGCATCTGACCCTGGTCCAGCTGCTGGATCTGGGGCTCGAGGGAATTGATCTTGTCGACGGTGGGGGTGAGGCTTTTCAGGTAGCGCTCATTCTTGGAGCCAACGATCATCTTGATGATGGAACCGAACATTGTATCTCCTTCAAATCAGGGCATGTCCGCGATCGCGGACCGTAACCCTCGGGGGCGCAAAGTATGCTATGGCGCGTATTTTGTTCATGAAAACATGTTCATGTTCTCATGGACGTTATTCGCCAATGATTTCGAGCCAATGGCCGACGCTGACCCCGGCTGGGGCATTGGCCCTCAGCTGGATGACGCAACCGGAGCAGCCGGTGAGTATCTGCTCGCCGGGCTTTGGTCCATAGAAATCCAGGCAGCGCTTCGCCACGGCGTCGGAGAGCTCCGGGGCGGAAAGCTTGAGCGCTCCGCCGAAGCCGCAGCACAGGTTCTTGTGCGTACGGGCCTGGAACCGGTCTCCGGCGGCGGTGCGCAGGAGCTCGGCGTCGTGGCCTCCGCCCGCCCCGTGGCAGGGCGTGTGGTAGTGCACCCTCTCCGGAGCGCCTGGCAAAATCTCGTAACTCGCCCGCGCGGCCAGAATCGCGAAGGGGGCCAGGCCCTGAAGCCACAGGTCCTGTTCGCCGGGCTGCCAGCCCAGGTCGCGGGAGGCGTAGCCGCGCAGGCCGCAGCGGCAGGTGGCGCAGAAGCTCATGAGTTCGGGCCGCCCAGCGTCCCGCCAGGCCTGCAGGTTCTTACGCTGCATGGACAGCTGGGCGTCTTTCAAGCCCGCGTGGCCCAGGGTGCAGCCGCAACAAGCGAAATCCGGACGGGGGAGGACGGTGAACCCGAGGCCCGTGAGGATTCGCTCGGCGGATGCGGTCCAGTGATCCTGCACGTGGGAGGCGACGCAGCCGGGGAACACTACGGCTTTGCGCCCGGTCCCGCAAGCGTCGTAGGCCACAGGACGAAGCCAGGGCGTGAGGCGCGCGCCGGGAGCCATGGCCTTGAGGCCCGAGAGCAGCCCGGCGTAGCCTCCCGTGTTCAGGCGCGGCACCAGGCGGGACAGGGTGGCCATCATGGGCCAGAGCACGCCCGCCTTCTCCACCCAGGTCTGCCAGAGCTTGGCTTCCAGGCCCTGATGCGCGGCCTTGAGGCCCGAGACCAGTTCCGGGGCGCACAGCCCGAAGGGGCAGGCCTTTTCGCACTTGCCGCAGCCCAGGCACTTGGCGGCCAGCTCCACGGCGACTTTCTCGGATATCTCCACCTCTTGCCCTTCGATAGTCCTGGCCAGGAAGAACTTGGCTCTGGGGGAGAGTTCCTCGCGCCCGGTGGCGGCGAACAGCGGGCAGACCTCCAGGCATTTGCCGCAGAGCACGCAGGACTGGGCGCGGCAGGCCGCCTTGCCGCCCTTGTGGTCGCAGCGCGGGGATTGGGGTTTGTCGGCGATATTCATAAGAAGTGTGGGGCGGCAGGAGGGGAGCCTCCGGCGCCTAAGGGCTACGCCCTTTGGAATCCCGTATGGGGTTTGGTTTCTCCGGTGGTTCGGGCAAAAAGTTGTTTCACTTCAGTATCCCTTCCCGGGGTTCATGATGCCGTGCGGGTCCAGGGCGGCCTTGACGGCCCGCATGGCTTCGACCTGTCCGGCTCCGCGCATGCGTTCGAGCCAGGGCAGCTTGGTCAGGCCCACTCCGTGCTCGCCGGAGATGGTGCCGCCAAGCGAAATTGTCAACTCCAGCACGGCTTCCTTGGCCTTGAGGGCGCGCTCGGCCTCGCCGGGGAGAGCGGCGTCGTGCATGACGTTGACGTGCAGGTTGCCGTCGCCCAGGTGGCCGAAGGCCAGGATGGTAAGCCCCAATTCGCGTCCGATCTCCCGGATGCGGCGCACGGCCTGCCCTACCTGGCCGCGCGGCACGGCGATGTCGTCGGAGAGCTTGTCCGGTCCGAAGGTGAACGCGGCCTGGCTTATCTGGCGGCGCGGCTCCCAGAGGTTTTCCTCTTCCTTGGGGGTGCGGGCCTCGTCCAGATGTGCGGGCCGGGCGGGCGTAACGGCCCGGCGCAGGCGGGAGAGATCGGCGCTGACTGCCTCGGCCGAGCCGTCGATGCGGAAAAGGAGCGCCGCGCCGGACCCCTTGGGCCAGGGCACGGGGCCGAGACCGGCCAGGCCGGCCAGCACCTCGGCGGGCATGAACTCCAGAGCCGTGGGCAGGATTCCGGCGGCGAAGACCATGCGGGCAGCCGCCAGGGCGTCCTCTTCGGCGGCGAACACGGCCAAAAGCGACGCGCTGGCTTCGGGTTTGGGCAGGAGCTTGAGAGTTGCCTCGCAGATGAAGCCGAGCGTTCCTTCGGAGCCCACGAACAGGCGCGTGAGGTCAAGGCCCGCCACGTCCTTGTGGCAGCGCGAACCAGTCTTCAGGATGCGCCCGCCGGGCAGGGCCACGGTGAGCCCCAGCACCCAGTCGCGGGTGGTGCCGTACTTCACGGCGCGCATGCCCCCGGCGTTCTGGGACAGGTTGCCGCCGATGGTGGAGAACTTGGCGCTGGCCGGGTCCGGCGCGTAGAGCAGGCCCTTGCCCGCGCAAGCCTCCTGGAGCTCGGCCGTGACCACGCCGGGCTCGGCAACGGCCACGAAATCTTCGCCGGAGATATCCTGGATGCGGTTCAAGCGCGCGGTGGAGACCACCACGCCGCCCGAGAGCGGCACGCAGCCGCCCACCACGTTGGTGCCGCGCCCGCGCGGGTACACGGGCACGCGTTCCGCATGGGCCAGGCGCAGAAGCTCGGCCACCTGCTCAGCGCTCTCGGGGCGCACCACGGCGCAGGGCAGGGCGTGCCTGCGGCTGGCGTCGGCGCCGAAAATGAGCGTTTCGGCCGGAGCCGTAAGCAGCGCGTCGCCCGGGAAAAGGGACGCAAGCGATCGCAGGAAGGATTTGGGAAGTTCGGGCATGTGGGTACGGCCGTCTAGGCCAGCATGTAACGCAGCGTGTACCCGAAGGACGGGTAGGCCCACACCATGTCCATGATCTGGCTCACGGTCAATCCCTGGCGCATGCACAGGGCGGCCAGGTTGACCACCTCCTCGGCGTCCTCGCCCATGTAGAAGAGCCCGAGCAGTTTGCCGCCGCCGGGCTCCAGGATCACCTTGTAGCCGCTGTGGCGGATGCCCAGGCGGGTCAGCTCCGACCAGGAAAGGCCGGTCTTGGCCTTCACTTCGTAGGCCAGCCCGGCGGACTTGGCCTGCTCTTCGGTCAGCCCCACGCCGGCCAGGGTGGGATGCGTGAAGGTTGCGCTGGGGACGTATGCATAGTCGGGGCTGACGTGGTCGCCGTGCAGGATGTTGGCGGCCACGGCGCGGCCCTCCATGACGGCTGTCGGGGTGAGCTGGTAGCGCCAGGCCGCGTCTCCGGCGGCGTAGACGGCAGGATTGGTGGTCTTGAGGAATGAGTCGAGCGTGAGCTTGCCGTCCTCCACAGCGATCCCGGCTGCCGCCGGGTCGAGCCCGTCCAGGTCCGGCACGCGTCCGGCCCCGTGGAAAACCATGTCCGCCTCCACAGCGTGCTCGCCAAGGGCTCCCACGCGCAGGACGAAGCCGGACTCGGTTTTTTCAAGGGAGTGCGGCGGCGAGTGGTAGAGCACTTCCACGCCGAGGCTCGCGGTTGCCGCGCACAGTTGTGACACCAGGTCCGGCTCGAAGCGTTTCAGGCAGCGGTCGCCGCGCACGGCCATGGTGACGGTTGCCCCGGCGATGGCCGCGATATGGGCGAACTCCATGGAAATATAGCCGCCGCCGATGAAGGCGATGCGGGGAGGCAGTTCCTTCAGGTTCAGAAAATCATCGCTGACGGCCAGGAGCTTCGCGCCGGGAAAGGACAGGGGTTGGGGCTTGGATCCAGTGGCCAGAACGATGCGCGCGGCCTCCACCGGGGTGTCGCCCACCAACATGGTATTGGAGCCGGTGAAGCGGGCCCGGCCGCGCAAGAGGGTGATGCCCAGGCTCTGGTAGTTGTCCTCGGACCAGGGTGGAACCCGGTCTACGTAAAACTGCTTGCGAGCGGCCAGGGTTGGCCAGTGGATGGACAGGTCGCCGCGCACGCCGTTTGCCTGGGCCATCTCACGCACGCGAGCCACGGCGTGGGCCGTTTCGGCCAGGACCTTCTTTGGTTCGCAGCCGCGCAGGGCGCAGGTGCCGCCGAAGGGGCCGCCCTCTGCTATGGCCACGTCCAAGCCCTCGGCCTTGAGGATGCGGGCGCACGCGCCCCCGGCAGCGCCGGAACCGATGACGAGCACGTCGAAACGCTGGCTCATTCTTCCTCCAATGGCGGCCTGACTCCCGCCGGATGTCTTGCCGAAGCCGGTGCGGTCCCGCACCGGCCGGGCTTCACCCACCAGAACGAACAATTACGACAAAAATGAAGCCGCAACAAGGCGTTGGAGCCGCAGGAGCGCTGGAGTCGGGCTGATGGAAGGAAATACGCGTCAGGAGGTTGCCGGAAATCGTTGGGAGCTGCTATGGTGGCGCCCCCGTCCGTTTGCTGTCCGGACGCAGGAGGGAGGCGGTTTGCCGCCGGGCGGCGCGCGGTTGGTCGTTCTTCAGGGAGGCCGGGCATTCGGTTGCCCCCGAACGGGACAACCGGAACCCGCAGGATGAGCCATGACAGAACCCGGCAGTGCGTTCCGGCTCTTCACGGGGAAGGTCAGGCGTTTCTTCGCCGTGCATTTCCGGAAGAAATACGTGGAAGGGCAGCTGAAGGCCCGGCAAGGGGACTGCAGCCAGTGCGCGGTGTGCTGCAGCCTGGCGTTCTCCTGCCCGCTGTTGACGAAAGACAGGCTCTGCGCGGTCTATGGGACGTTTCGGCCCCTGGCGTGCCGGGCCTTCCCCATCGATGAGAAGGACATCGAGGAGGTGCGGGCCTGCGGGGGCGAGTGCGGGTACAGGTTCATTCCTGATCCGGATGCCCATGGACGCTCCTAGCCGGAAGAGTTGGTGCGCCCATGCCGGGGCCGGAGTTCATGGGGCCGTCGGATACAGGTACAGCTCTATCCGCCGGTGCGGACCCGAGCCGTGCGCGTCCTCGGACGCCAGCCCGGCGTCGCGCAGGAAAGCGATGTCCACGCTCAGGGACCGTGACGGCGTCCTGAACCGATTCTCGAGGAAGGCGATGGTGTCGAAGCCGCGCCATCTGTCCTGTGTGCGTGCGAGCGCGGTGGAGGTTGAAGCGGCGCTGTCCCCGGTGCGCAATGTGATATCCACCCTGTCGCCCTGCGTCGATCCCGGATTGGCATGGGGAAAGAACACCAAGCTCGCCTGGCCGATATCCCTGGTGAAGCTAAGGTCGATGGTGGTGCGGGCGAATGCTTCACCGGCGGCATCCGTGGTCAGGTATTTTATTCCTCCTCCGCCCTCTCTTCTTGTCGCCGTGTTCTCTTGGGAGACCGAATACGATCCGATGATGGCGTTGTCCGGGATGACGATCTTGCCGTCATTGGTGAATTTCAATTCAAAGGAAACCGGGGCCGTGTACGACGGCGATTGCGTGTTGTCCGTGAATTCGAGCCTGGCGGAGCCGTCGCCGGACGCTTGCCTTATCCTCCCGACGATGTGCTGCGCGATGAGCGTGTTCCCCGTCGCGTTGCAATGGATGTCGAGAGGTTCGAGAAAGGGGTTGGTGTCGAGATCGGCGAGCAATGTGCGAAACGGGGCGGTCATGTCCTCGAACTTGATCCCGTTTTTCCGACAGAATCCGGACAGGGCTGCGCTGGGAGCATTGGCGTACTCATGTACCTGGTGCGGATCGGGAACGATGAGTAGCAGGAAGTCGGCGCCGTCGGCCACCACGGCGTCGTGCAACTCCTTGAGCTTGGCGCGGTATTTTTCCCACGGTACGCGCATGGTCTCGAGGTTCCTTTCGTCCAGGAGTTTGTCCCGGCTGCCGAGCACTTGGCGCAACGCTGGGTCGGCGTCGGCATCCGAGGCCGGGGCGGGCTTCGGGGGCTCAAGCGGTGGCGTGCTGTTGAGAAATCCGAACAGGGC encodes the following:
- a CDS encoding (Fe-S)-binding protein codes for the protein MNIADKPQSPRCDHKGGKAACRAQSCVLCGKCLEVCPLFAATGREELSPRAKFFLARTIEGQEVEISEKVAVELAAKCLGCGKCEKACPFGLCAPELVSGLKAAHQGLEAKLWQTWVEKAGVLWPMMATLSRLVPRLNTGGYAGLLSGLKAMAPGARLTPWLRPVAYDACGTGRKAVVFPGCVASHVQDHWTASAERILTGLGFTVLPRPDFACCGCTLGHAGLKDAQLSMQRKNLQAWRDAGRPELMSFCATCRCGLRGYASRDLGWQPGEQDLWLQGLAPFAILAARASYEILPGAPERVHYHTPCHGAGGGHDAELLRTAAGDRFQARTHKNLCCGFGGALKLSAPELSDAVAKRCLDFYGPKPGEQILTGCSGCVIQLRANAPAGVSVGHWLEIIGE
- a CDS encoding FAD-binding oxidoreductase → MPELPKSFLRSLASLFPGDALLTAPAETLIFGADASRRHALPCAVVRPESAEQVAELLRLAHAERVPVYPRGRGTNVVGGCVPLSGGVVVSTARLNRIQDISGEDFVAVAEPGVVTAELQEACAGKGLLYAPDPASAKFSTIGGNLSQNAGGMRAVKYGTTRDWVLGLTVALPGGRILKTGSRCHKDVAGLDLTRLFVGSEGTLGFICEATLKLLPKPEASASLLAVFAAEEDALAAARMVFAAGILPTALEFMPAEVLAGLAGLGPVPWPKGSGAALLFRIDGSAEAVSADLSRLRRAVTPARPAHLDEARTPKEEENLWEPRRQISQAAFTFGPDKLSDDIAVPRGQVGQAVRRIREIGRELGLTILAFGHLGDGNLHVNVMHDAALPGEAERALKAKEAVLELTISLGGTISGEHGVGLTKLPWLERMRGAGQVEAMRAVKAALDPHGIMNPGKGY
- a CDS encoding dihydrolipoyl dehydrogenase family protein — translated: MSQRFDVLVIGSGAAGGACARILKAEGLDVAIAEGGPFGGTCALRGCEPKKVLAETAHAVARVREMAQANGVRGDLSIHWPTLAARKQFYVDRVPPWSEDNYQSLGITLLRGRARFTGSNTMLVGDTPVEAARIVLATGSKPQPLSFPGAKLLAVSDDFLNLKELPPRIAFIGGGYISMEFAHIAAIAGATVTMAVRGDRCLKRFEPDLVSQLCAATASLGVEVLYHSPPHSLEKTESGFVLRVGALGEHAVEADMVFHGAGRVPDLDGLDPAAAGIAVEDGKLTLDSFLKTTNPAVYAAGDAAWRYQLTPTAVMEGRAVAANILHGDHVSPDYAYVPSATFTHPTLAGVGLTEEQAKSAGLAYEVKAKTGLSWSELTRLGIRHSGYKVILEPGGGKLLGLFYMGEDAEEVVNLAALCMRQGLTVSQIMDMVWAYPSFGYTLRYMLA
- a CDS encoding SGNH/GDSL hydrolase family protein, whose amino-acid sequence is MRWKFLHVLSSALFILFISSYLAVEILIRTDVLPFNRLPYPKFYRNVAGNLKPGIRATAWWNPLLPYRYSTDSNGFRTNGRSGGPDTVLCIGDSYTFGLGVNDNETFPFILGRQLGGAGNISVVNAGSMDVGIEEHLEFYRTKGRALKPRLVIVQFNIYDIEIISGKRGDSARKAPIYSPVKDDSLENDITVNAVRSMTKSAPVAALFGFLNSTPPLEPPKPAPASDADADPALRQVLGSRDKLLDERNLETMRVPWEKYRAKLKELHDAVVADGADFLLLIVPDPHQVHEYANAPSAALSGFCRKNGIKFEDMTAPFRTLLADLDTNPFLEPLDIHCNATGNTLIAQHIVGRIRQASGDGSARLEFTDNTQSPSYTAPVSFELKFTNDGKIVIPDNAIIGSYSVSQENTATRREGGGGIKYLTTDAAGEAFARTTIDLSFTRDIGQASLVFFPHANPGSTQGDRVDITLRTGDSAASTSTALARTQDRWRGFDTIAFLENRFRTPSRSLSVDIAFLRDAGLASEDAHGSGPHRRIELYLYPTAP